From a region of the Paenibacillus sp. FSL R10-2734 genome:
- a CDS encoding LacI family DNA-binding transcriptional regulator translates to MNIHDVAKKSGLSVVTVSRVINNSPSVREGNRRKVLNAMEELNYQPNSAARSLVRGKTGVIGMSITNFNDSFYDRVIRVVNRKLAEQGYFLALSIAENEDEGVNFLFQKDRVDGIILLSPLEEKEYVEELKRKNIPFVLLDNQLQHEDVPSVVVDNYQGGYEATKHLIGLGHTQIAYIGGPSVFLSVAERKRGYVQALDEAGLMPFGTEYCGFTVSSGYEVAKKWIREDKLPTAIFSGDDFIALGVVQALREEGILVPQDISVVGFDDQQFVGEFFPRLTTVRQPEAQMGSIGVDLLMKLINGEVMPAVVTKLAPQLLVRESTASVRLT, encoded by the coding sequence ATGAACATTCATGATGTAGCCAAAAAGTCGGGGCTCTCTGTAGTGACCGTATCCAGAGTTATTAACAATTCACCTTCTGTACGTGAAGGCAATAGGCGGAAAGTGCTTAATGCTATGGAGGAATTAAATTATCAGCCCAATTCAGCGGCGCGGAGTCTCGTGCGTGGCAAGACTGGAGTCATCGGTATGTCGATTACCAACTTTAACGACTCTTTCTATGACCGCGTGATTCGCGTGGTGAACCGGAAGCTGGCAGAACAAGGTTACTTCTTGGCTCTGTCCATAGCGGAGAATGAGGATGAAGGCGTTAACTTCCTATTTCAGAAGGACCGCGTGGACGGGATTATCCTGTTGTCTCCGCTTGAGGAAAAAGAATATGTGGAGGAGCTGAAAAGAAAAAATATTCCGTTTGTCTTGCTGGATAACCAGCTCCAGCATGAGGATGTTCCCAGTGTCGTCGTCGATAACTATCAAGGGGGATATGAAGCTACCAAGCACTTGATTGGTCTTGGACACACCCAGATCGCCTATATCGGTGGCCCTTCGGTGTTCCTGAGTGTAGCGGAGCGCAAGCGGGGTTATGTACAGGCGCTGGATGAAGCGGGACTAATGCCCTTCGGCACGGAATATTGCGGATTTACGGTAAGTAGCGGTTATGAGGTGGCCAAGAAATGGATTCGTGAAGATAAGCTGCCGACAGCCATTTTTTCCGGAGACGACTTTATTGCTCTCGGTGTTGTTCAAGCCCTGCGTGAGGAGGGAATTCTGGTACCTCAGGATATCTCAGTTGTTGGCTTTGATGATCAGCAGTTCGTAGGTGAATTTTTTCCCCGATTGACGACAGTCAGACAGCCTGAGGCGCAAATGGGCAGTATTGGTGTTGATTTGCTGATGAAATTAATCAATGGGGAGGTGATGCCAGCTGTTGTAACGAAGCTCGCTCCTCAGCTTCTCGTGCGTGAATCTACCGCATCTGTAAGGTTAACCTAA
- a CDS encoding LuxR C-terminal-related transcriptional regulator → MKGNEHHSKFLLTHREREVFELLVQDKTTRDIAGLLFISEKTVRNHISNVMQKLNVKGRSQAVVELIKLGELKI, encoded by the coding sequence TTGAAGGGGAACGAACACCACAGCAAATTTCTGTTGACTCATCGTGAGCGCGAAGTTTTTGAGCTTCTCGTGCAGGACAAAACGACTCGTGATATCGCTGGTTTATTATTTATCAGCGAAAAAACAGTTCGGAACCACATCTCCAATGTAATGCAAAAATTAAACGTTAAAGGCCGTTCACAAGCGGTTGTCGAGCTGATTAAGCTTGGGGAGCTGAAAATATAG
- a CDS encoding SagB/ThcOx family dehydrogenase codes for MTRYEEQRRFLKSNFNEFKHIKTDKIKGLAQPPIVKLVDSKSSLIIDLPKVSKDVVCKENIFDCIDQRRSTRFYSEENLSLNELSYLLWATQGITGMNKNGLTLRTVPCSGATHTFETYLIIMRVEGIQQGIYRYLPVEHKLSFMFELAELEQKIDAITLDQPFVPNFAKKASVLFAWSTTPYRSEWKYDISAHKKILIDVGHVCQNLYLSSESIGAGACAIGIYDQKLIDEILELDGEEEFIIYLGAVGKKRK; via the coding sequence ATGACCAGATACGAAGAACAAAGGCGCTTTCTAAAATCTAATTTTAATGAATTTAAACATATAAAAACAGATAAGATCAAAGGACTTGCACAACCACCAATTGTTAAGCTCGTTGATTCGAAATCATCTCTAATTATTGATTTGCCAAAAGTCAGTAAAGACGTTGTGTGTAAAGAAAATATTTTTGATTGCATAGATCAAAGAAGAAGTACAAGGTTTTATTCTGAGGAGAATTTAAGTCTGAATGAGTTATCCTATTTATTATGGGCTACCCAAGGGATTACTGGTATGAATAAGAACGGACTCACGCTGCGAACTGTACCATGCAGTGGGGCGACACACACTTTTGAAACCTATTTAATTATTATGCGGGTAGAAGGGATCCAACAAGGAATCTACAGATACCTTCCTGTCGAACATAAGCTATCATTTATGTTTGAATTAGCTGAACTTGAACAGAAGATTGATGCTATTACATTAGATCAGCCATTTGTCCCTAACTTTGCAAAAAAGGCTTCTGTACTGTTTGCATGGAGTACAACACCATATCGCTCCGAATGGAAGTATGATATTTCAGCTCACAAAAAAATTCTCATCGATGTTGGACATGTATGCCAGAACCTTTATTTATCCAGTGAATCTATCGGTGCAGGTGCTTGTGCCATTGGAATCTATGATCAAAAGCTGATTGATGAGATTTTAGAATTAGACGGTGAGGAAGAATTTATTATCTATCTTGGCGCAGTTGGGAAGAAACGAAAATAG